In a single window of the Streptomyces sp. HUAS ZL42 genome:
- a CDS encoding mechanosensitive ion channel family protein: MNRALTLHDLILAGVAVAAGLVAGFLLRMLLRWLGKHADRTRWSGDDVIVDALRTVVPWAAIAAGAASAAAVLPLTRTVQRNVNQILTVLLIFVVTVTAARLVAGLVRTVTQSRSGVAGSATIFVNITRVLVLAIGFLVVLQTLGISIAPLLTALGVGGLAVALALQDTLANLFAGIHILASKTVQPGDYIRLSSGEEGYVEDINWRQTTVRALSNNLVVIPNGELAKSNMTNFMRPEQQLTILVQVGVAYDSDLDHVEQVTTEVIAEVMTEITGAVPDHEPAIRFHTFGDSRIGFTVILGVGEFSDQYRIKHEFIKRLHKRYREEGIRIPAPTRTVALQQGSVAIPQQRIVEEADGVSPARLD, encoded by the coding sequence GTGAACCGTGCCCTGACCCTGCACGACCTGATCCTCGCCGGAGTCGCCGTGGCCGCCGGTCTGGTGGCGGGGTTCCTGCTGCGCATGCTGCTGCGCTGGCTGGGCAAGCACGCCGACCGCACCCGCTGGAGCGGGGACGACGTCATCGTGGACGCCCTGCGCACGGTGGTGCCGTGGGCGGCGATCGCGGCCGGCGCGGCGTCCGCCGCCGCGGTGCTGCCGCTGACCAGGACGGTCCAGCGCAACGTCAACCAGATCCTCACCGTGCTGCTCATCTTCGTGGTCACGGTGACGGCGGCCCGGCTCGTCGCCGGCCTCGTGCGGACGGTCACCCAGTCCCGCTCCGGGGTCGCCGGGTCGGCCACGATCTTCGTGAACATCACCCGGGTTCTGGTCCTGGCGATCGGCTTCCTGGTGGTGCTGCAGACACTGGGCATCTCCATAGCACCGCTGCTCACCGCGCTCGGTGTCGGCGGTCTGGCCGTCGCGCTCGCCCTGCAGGACACGCTCGCCAACCTCTTCGCGGGCATCCACATCCTGGCCTCCAAGACCGTCCAGCCCGGTGACTACATCCGGCTGAGCAGCGGCGAGGAGGGCTACGTCGAGGACATCAACTGGCGTCAGACGACGGTCCGGGCGCTGTCCAACAACCTGGTCGTCATCCCCAACGGGGAGCTCGCGAAGTCGAACATGACCAACTTCATGCGTCCCGAGCAGCAGTTGACCATCCTGGTGCAGGTGGGCGTCGCCTACGACAGTGACCTCGACCATGTCGAGCAGGTGACCACGGAGGTCATCGCCGAGGTGATGACCGAGATCACCGGCGCGGTCCCCGACCACGAACCGGCGATCCGCTTCCACACCTTCGGCGACTCCCGGATCGGCTTCACGGTCATCCTGGGCGTCGGCGAGTTCAGCGACCAGTACCGGATCAAGCACGAGTTCATCAAGCGCCTGCACAAGCGCTACCGCGAGGAGGGCATCCGCATTCCGGCCCCGACGCGGACGGTGGCGCTGCAGCAGGGGTCGGTGGCGATCCCGCAGCAGCGGATCGTCGAGGAGGCGGACGGAGTGTCCCCCGCCCGCCTCGACTGA
- a CDS encoding NADP-dependent isocitrate dehydrogenase codes for MTDSTIIYTHTDEAPALATYSFLPVVQAYASQAGVAVETRDISLAGRIIALFPEYLTEDQRIPDALHELGELARTPEANIIKLPNISASIPQLRAAIAELQGQGYALPEYPDDPKTDEEREIRARYDKVKGSAVNPVLREGNSDRRAPASVKNYAKTHPHRMGAWTAESKTNVATMGADDFRSTEKSAVIAEDGALRIELKGDDGSTTVLRESVPVLAGEVVDASVMRVAALREFLTAQVARAKEEGVLFSVHLKATMMKVSDPIVFGHVVRAFFPKTFAKYGETFAAAGLTPNDGLGGILKGIESLPEGAEIKASFDAELAEGPALAMVDSDKGITNLHVPSDVIVDASMPAMIRTSGHMWGPDGQEADTLAVLPDSSYSGVYQAVLDDCRANGAYDPSTMGSVPNVGLMAQKAEEYGSHDKTFEIPVTGTVRLVDQAGNVVLEQTVSAGDIFRACQTKDAPIKDWVKLAVTRARATGDPAVFWLDETRAHDAQLIAKVKAYLPEHDTEGLDIRILSPVEATKLSVERIRRGENTISVTGNVLRDYLTDLFPILELGTSAKMLSVVPLMAGGGLFETGAGGSAPKHVQQLVKENYLRWDSLGEFFALVPSLEQYATATGNTRAKVLADTLDRATATFLNEDKSPTRRVGGIDNRGSHFYLSLYWAQELAQQTDDADLAKAFAPLAETLAANEQTIVDELIAVQGEPADIGGYYQPDPAKAAAVMRPSATWNEALASLS; via the coding sequence GTGACTGACTCGACCATCATCTATACGCACACTGACGAGGCCCCGGCCCTGGCGACGTATTCCTTCCTGCCGGTGGTCCAGGCGTACGCCTCGCAGGCGGGTGTCGCTGTGGAGACCCGTGACATCTCGCTGGCCGGGCGCATCATCGCGTTGTTCCCGGAGTACCTCACCGAGGACCAGCGGATCCCGGACGCCCTCCACGAGCTGGGCGAGCTGGCCAGGACGCCCGAGGCCAACATCATCAAGCTGCCGAACATCTCGGCGTCGATCCCGCAGCTCAGGGCCGCGATCGCCGAGCTGCAGGGGCAGGGCTACGCGCTGCCGGAGTACCCGGACGACCCGAAGACGGACGAGGAGCGCGAGATCCGCGCCCGCTACGACAAGGTCAAGGGCTCCGCCGTCAACCCGGTCCTGCGTGAGGGCAACTCCGACCGCCGCGCCCCCGCGTCGGTCAAGAACTACGCCAAGACCCACCCCCACCGCATGGGCGCCTGGACCGCCGAGTCCAAGACGAACGTGGCGACCATGGGCGCCGACGACTTCCGCTCCACCGAGAAGTCCGCGGTGATCGCCGAGGACGGCGCGCTGCGCATCGAGCTGAAGGGCGACGACGGCTCCACCACCGTCCTTCGCGAGTCCGTACCCGTCCTCGCGGGCGAGGTCGTCGACGCCTCCGTGATGCGTGTCGCCGCGCTGCGCGAGTTCCTGACCGCTCAGGTCGCCCGCGCCAAGGAGGAGGGCGTCCTGTTCTCCGTCCACCTGAAGGCCACGATGATGAAGGTCTCCGACCCGATCGTCTTCGGTCACGTGGTGCGCGCGTTCTTCCCGAAGACGTTCGCGAAGTACGGCGAGACGTTCGCCGCGGCCGGTCTGACCCCGAACGACGGTCTGGGCGGCATCCTCAAGGGCATCGAGTCGCTGCCCGAGGGCGCCGAGATCAAGGCCTCCTTCGACGCGGAGCTCGCCGAGGGCCCGGCGCTGGCGATGGTCGACTCCGACAAGGGCATCACCAACCTGCACGTGCCGTCCGACGTGATCGTCGACGCCTCCATGCCGGCCATGATCCGCACCTCCGGCCACATGTGGGGCCCGGACGGCCAGGAGGCCGACACCCTCGCGGTGCTGCCGGACTCCAGCTACTCCGGCGTCTACCAGGCCGTGCTCGACGACTGCCGGGCCAACGGCGCCTACGACCCGTCGACGATGGGCTCCGTCCCGAACGTCGGCCTGATGGCGCAGAAGGCCGAGGAGTACGGCAGCCACGACAAGACCTTCGAGATCCCGGTCACCGGCACGGTCCGCCTCGTGGACCAGGCCGGCAACGTGGTCCTGGAGCAGACCGTCTCCGCCGGTGACATCTTCCGCGCCTGCCAGACCAAGGACGCCCCGATCAAGGACTGGGTGAAGCTCGCGGTCACCCGCGCCCGCGCCACCGGCGACCCGGCGGTGTTCTGGCTGGACGAGACCCGCGCCCACGACGCGCAGCTGATCGCCAAGGTCAAGGCGTACCTGCCGGAGCACGACACCGAGGGCCTGGACATCCGCATCCTCTCCCCCGTCGAGGCCACCAAGCTGTCGGTCGAGCGCATCCGCCGTGGCGAGAACACGATCTCCGTCACCGGCAACGTGCTGCGTGACTACCTGACCGACCTTTTCCCGATCCTGGAGCTGGGCACCAGCGCCAAGATGCTGTCGGTCGTCCCGCTGATGGCCGGCGGCGGCCTGTTCGAGACGGGCGCCGGCGGCTCCGCGCCGAAGCACGTCCAGCAGCTGGTCAAGGAGAACTACCTGCGCTGGGACTCCCTGGGCGAGTTCTTCGCCCTGGTGCCGTCCCTCGAGCAGTACGCAACGGCCACGGGCAACACCCGTGCCAAGGTCCTCGCCGACACCCTGGACCGTGCCACGGCGACCTTCCTCAACGAGGACAAGTCCCCGACCCGTCGTGTCGGCGGCATCGACAACCGCGGCAGCCACTTCTACCTGTCCCTGTACTGGGCGCAGGAGCTGGCCCAGCAGACCGACGACGCGGACCTGGCCAAGGCCTTCGCCCCGCTCGCCGAGACGCTCGCCGCGAACGAGCAGACGATCGTCGACGAGCTGATCGCCGTCCAGGGCGAGCCGGCCGACATCGGCGGCTACTACCAGCCCGACCCGGCCAAGGCCGCCGCGGTCATGCGCCCGTCGGCGACCTGGAACGAGGCGCTGGCGTCCCTGAGCTGA
- a CDS encoding DUF5713 family protein, which translates to MPVSNQQVTAHKFLKGLYRSDYYPDRVVDRGRDILLRLCARVEAERPADLAALYVLTQAATEEFNDLQAAFEEADSEIETVAREEIAEDFWFVAQAYGFTDADVEELIATRDW; encoded by the coding sequence ATGCCCGTCAGCAACCAGCAGGTGACCGCACACAAGTTTCTCAAGGGGCTGTACCGGAGCGACTACTACCCCGATCGCGTGGTGGACCGGGGCCGGGACATCCTGCTGCGGCTGTGCGCGCGCGTCGAGGCCGAGCGGCCCGCCGACCTGGCCGCGCTCTACGTCCTGACTCAGGCGGCCACCGAGGAGTTCAACGACCTTCAGGCGGCCTTCGAGGAGGCCGACAGCGAGATCGAGACCGTGGCCCGCGAGGAGATAGCCGAGGACTTCTGGTTCGTCGCCCAGGCCTACGGCTTCACGGACGCGGACGTCGAGGAACTCATCGCGACACGGGACTGGTGA
- a CDS encoding N-formylglutamate amidohydrolase: protein MTPAAPSFAFLAGAAESPVILHVPHSAREIPAAVREGIVLHDEALERELDHITDAHTAEIAEEAAGSSAVAPWRFVNRLSRLVVDPERFPDEREEMRAVGMGAVYTRTTHRTVLRPEDTDADPLVARYFRPYAQAMTDAVAGRLAAAGRAVIIDVHSYPSEALPYELHGEGPRPPVCLGTDSFHTPPELVAAAREAFAECGESGLDSPFSGTYVPLDFYGKEPRVTALMVEIRRDTYMTEPGGPAGPGLTRLASALARLVDALSR, encoded by the coding sequence ATGACCCCTGCCGCACCGTCCTTCGCGTTCCTGGCCGGAGCCGCGGAATCGCCGGTGATCCTTCATGTGCCGCACTCCGCACGGGAGATACCGGCCGCGGTGCGTGAGGGCATCGTGCTCCACGACGAGGCGCTGGAGCGGGAGCTCGATCACATCACCGACGCGCACACCGCGGAGATCGCGGAAGAGGCGGCCGGGTCGTCGGCCGTGGCGCCCTGGCGGTTCGTCAACCGGCTCTCCCGGCTGGTCGTCGACCCGGAGCGGTTCCCGGACGAGCGGGAGGAGATGCGGGCCGTGGGAATGGGCGCGGTCTACACGCGGACCACGCACCGGACCGTGCTGCGACCGGAGGACACCGACGCCGATCCCTTGGTCGCGCGCTACTTCCGGCCTTACGCACAGGCCATGACGGATGCCGTGGCCGGCCGGCTGGCCGCGGCCGGGCGAGCGGTGATCATCGACGTGCACTCCTATCCGAGCGAAGCGCTGCCCTACGAGCTGCACGGGGAGGGGCCCCGGCCGCCGGTCTGCCTCGGCACCGACTCGTTCCACACTCCGCCCGAGCTGGTGGCGGCCGCGCGGGAGGCGTTCGCGGAGTGCGGGGAGTCCGGACTGGACAGCCCGTTCAGCGGGACGTACGTGCCGCTCGACTTCTACGGCAAGGAGCCGCGCGTGACCGCCCTGATGGTGGAGATCCGCCGGGACACGTACATGACCGAGCCGGGCGGCCCCGCCGGCCCCGGCCTCACCCGCCTCGCCTCGGCCCTGGCACGGCTGGTCGACGCCCTGTCGCGTTGA
- a CDS encoding RNA polymerase sigma factor — protein MERGDVGVLVQSAVGGDAAAWKALVEGLSPLVWSVVRAHRLSDADAHEVYQTVWFRFAQHLGRIREPDKAGSWLASTARHESLKVLKSLRRLTLTDDPQVLDRASEDRTPEQSLLDSEEAAAETERIRYVWQEFEELGERCRQLLRVLMASPPPSYQEVSAALGIAVGSIGPLRQRCLRRLRARLDARGVL, from the coding sequence GTGGAGCGTGGAGATGTCGGCGTGCTCGTCCAGTCCGCAGTCGGCGGCGACGCGGCGGCCTGGAAGGCGCTGGTGGAGGGGCTGAGCCCACTGGTGTGGTCCGTCGTACGCGCGCACCGGCTCTCCGACGCCGACGCGCACGAGGTGTACCAGACCGTGTGGTTCCGCTTCGCCCAGCACCTGGGGCGGATCCGTGAGCCGGACAAGGCGGGATCGTGGCTGGCGAGCACCGCGCGCCACGAGAGCCTGAAGGTGCTCAAGAGCTTAAGGCGGCTGACCCTCACCGACGATCCTCAGGTCCTGGACCGGGCCAGCGAGGACCGTACGCCCGAGCAGTCGCTGCTGGATTCGGAGGAGGCGGCCGCCGAGACCGAGCGCATCCGGTACGTGTGGCAGGAGTTCGAGGAACTCGGGGAACGCTGCCGTCAGTTGCTGCGCGTCCTGATGGCCTCGCCCCCGCCCAGCTACCAGGAGGTGTCCGCCGCGCTGGGCATCGCCGTGGGCAGCATCGGGCCGTTGCGCCAGCGATGTCTGCGCCGCCTGCGGGCCCGACTCGACGCACGGGGAGTGCTGTGA
- a CDS encoding S8/S53 family peptidase gives MAPHRFHEQFDQIQRSMPDVPLALGPDDAAEFIYEKGVVLARDGEEARTVEDTVREHFTAATGLVADHVRRASPETNRSGITRIQVGDPGHGDRHGDRAVAGALRALREQEGRRGRRLVSRNHVVGIAVNSCPGDEPAPAPVALPPNPAAAEGAYDQDTAVGVLVIDNGLTHDYRSYPLLAHTEGDGQIKETDDNGILQQYVGHGTFIAGLLAAVAPNTDITVRNTLNDAGAVLEDQFGELLFDTVEESGWPDILSLSAGTPNGRVDGLLGVDAFMQELRSRHTLLVAAAGNNASATPFWPAAYASLPDYADVVLSVGALRSDGEFGACFSNHGAWVKVYAPGERLVSSLTGFDAPVPYVYRHSTYDACRFGFAYHCTCQYPRHTGVLSDDGASAKPDQVMFEGFAHWSGTSFATPVAAGLVAAHMTANKETDPRVAARQLLAANTEFAEVRGAHVPALRPYTWRPVPVTPA, from the coding sequence ATGGCACCTCACCGATTCCACGAGCAGTTCGATCAGATCCAGCGCTCGATGCCCGACGTGCCCCTGGCGCTGGGGCCGGACGACGCCGCCGAGTTCATCTACGAGAAGGGCGTCGTGCTCGCCCGCGACGGCGAGGAGGCCCGGACCGTCGAGGACACCGTCCGCGAGCACTTCACGGCGGCCACCGGGCTGGTGGCGGACCATGTGCGCCGCGCGAGCCCGGAGACCAACCGCTCCGGCATCACCCGCATCCAGGTGGGCGACCCCGGACACGGCGACCGGCACGGGGACCGGGCCGTCGCCGGTGCGCTGCGCGCGCTCAGGGAGCAGGAGGGACGCCGGGGACGCCGGCTGGTCAGCCGCAACCACGTGGTGGGCATCGCGGTCAACTCCTGCCCCGGCGACGAGCCGGCGCCCGCCCCGGTCGCCCTCCCGCCGAACCCCGCTGCCGCCGAGGGCGCGTACGACCAGGACACCGCCGTCGGCGTCCTCGTCATCGACAACGGCCTGACGCACGACTACCGCTCGTACCCGCTGCTGGCCCACACCGAGGGCGACGGCCAGATCAAGGAGACCGACGACAACGGGATCCTCCAGCAGTACGTCGGGCACGGCACGTTCATCGCGGGGCTCCTCGCCGCCGTCGCGCCCAACACCGACATCACGGTGCGCAACACGCTCAACGACGCGGGCGCCGTCCTGGAGGACCAGTTCGGCGAGCTCCTCTTCGACACCGTCGAGGAGAGCGGCTGGCCGGACATCCTCAGCCTCTCCGCCGGCACGCCCAACGGCCGCGTCGACGGCCTGCTCGGCGTGGACGCCTTCATGCAGGAGCTGCGCAGCCGGCACACCCTGCTGGTGGCCGCCGCCGGCAACAACGCCAGTGCCACACCGTTCTGGCCGGCCGCCTACGCCTCCCTGCCCGACTACGCGGACGTGGTCCTGTCGGTCGGCGCCCTGCGCAGCGACGGCGAGTTCGGCGCCTGCTTCAGCAACCACGGCGCATGGGTGAAGGTCTACGCCCCCGGCGAGCGCCTCGTCAGCTCCCTCACCGGCTTCGACGCGCCCGTCCCGTACGTCTACCGGCATTCCACGTACGACGCCTGCCGCTTCGGCTTCGCCTACCACTGCACCTGCCAGTACCCGCGGCACACCGGTGTGTTGAGCGACGACGGGGCCTCCGCCAAGCCGGACCAGGTGATGTTCGAGGGATTCGCGCACTGGAGCGGCACCTCGTTCGCCACCCCTGTCGCCGCCGGTCTGGTCGCCGCCCACATGACGGCGAACAAGGAGACCGACCCGCGCGTGGCGGCGAGGCAACTGCTCGCCGCGAACACCGAGTTCGCGGAGGTGCGCGGGGCGCACGTACCGGCGCTGCGTCCGTACACCTGGCGCCCGGTTCCGGTCACGCCCGCATGA